The sequence below is a genomic window from Pleurocapsa sp. PCC 7327.
GGCTGGATGCACTCCTACGGCAAGTAGAGTTAGAGATTTGACCCTTTCTGGATGTTGGCGTGCATATAGCAATCCTAACAATCCTCCCGTGCTGTGACCGATGAGATGTATTGGCTGTCGGCAGGATTTAAGATAATCGTGAAGCAGCACTAGAGCGATATCTAAAGAACTGGGTTCGTCCGGATTTTGGAGATATTCCCATTGTGCGATAGAAACTTGATGCGATAGGTAACGAATCAAAAAGCGATCGAAGCGTTGAAAACTAGGACTCACATTTATCCAAAGAACATCGGTTTGTACGGACATATAACTTCTCCTCAAGAAAGCTGAGATAGATTTTTGGTAATAGTCTCCTGTGAAAAAAAACACGGCGACTGCAAGGAATTTGATTAGCGAGCCAACTAAGAGTCATACATAAGTTCCAAGAAATAATTTCAATCCCACTACCTTCTACTTCTTAGTTTAATATCAGTTTCGCGATCGGTTAATAATTATGAGTTATTAGCCGATCGCTATTTAGATTCCAACTCAGTTTTTAATTAAGAAACTCATTTTTTAATGCGATCTTTATCCAAATAACCAGGACATTGTTGAATAATTAGTTATTGCTCCTAGAGGTAAAAGTTTGCGATCGCAATGAGTTACAAGAATTTTTTCTTAGCAATGGCTAATTTTCTAGGACTGTTTCATTCATTGCACAATCCGCCTGGAAATTGATTTCCAGGCTAACATCTAAAGTCCGTTTAAACGGACTTAAAGCAATTAACCCAGTTGGTTTAAACCAGCTTCTGTTATTGGTTCCAAGGAATTCATTTCTTAGCAGATTCATCGAGCATTTTTATAGCTCTGTTATTCTAGGGCGGTAAAAAAATGCTATAGAATCTCCCTTCCTTTTACCTTGTCCCGAAGAGGCTTTAACAATCTAGATTTACACTGCTAAAAATCTTTGAATTACTTCTTGACTGAGTTCGCTAGTAGAACCAGAAGCGACGATTCCTCCCTTTTGCATGGCATAATATTTATCGGCTTGGCGCACGAAATGTAAATGCTGTTCTACTAATAAAACCGATATACCAGTTGCTTCAATAATACGACGGACAGCCGCTTCGATTTCAAGAATAATAGAGGGTTGGATCCCTTCAGTTGGTTCGTCCAAAAGTAATAACTGCGGTTTACCCATGAGGGCGCGTGCTATTGATAGCTGTTGCTGTTGTCCGCCACTAAGATCGCCTCCCATACGAGATAACATCGTTTTTAGCACGGGAAATAGTTGAAAGATTTCTTCAGGAATTTCTTCCTTTCCTTTTCTTCCTCCCGGACATGCTTCCAAACCTAATAACAAATTTTCTTTTACAGTAATTCGAGGAATAATTTCTCGTCCTTGGGGAACGTAACCAATTCCCATCTTGGCACGTCGATCTGTCGATATTCCTGTAATTAATTGCCCTCCATAGTTAATATTTCCCGTGCGAGGTTTTAACAATCCCATAATCGTTTTTAGCAACGTAGTTTTTCCTACGCCATTGCGTCCGATCAGGCAAACCATTTGTCCTTTTGGTACGCTTAAATCTACATTGCGAAGGATGTGGCTCTCGCCGTAATAAACATTCAGATTTGAGATTTGTAACATTAAATCGGTCATTTGATGAAAGGATTTTGGATTTTGGATTGATAATCTGTTAATAATTATCTTCTTGTCTTCCTAAATAAACTTCAATGACGCGAGGGTCATTTTGCACTTCATCCATGCTTCCTTCACACAAAACGGAACCTTGATGTAAAACCGTTACCTGACGGGCAATTTGTCGCACAAATTCCATATCGTGTTCGATGACGATAATCGAACGATCTTTTGATAAGGCTAGTAGTAAATTCCCTACATTTTCGGTTTCTTCATCGGTTAAACCAGCGACGGGTTCGTCAACTAATAATAAATTGGGCGACTGAGCAACTAGCATGCCGATTTCTAGTCGTTGCTTTTCGCCATGAGAAAGTAAAGCAGCTTTTAAATCTGCTTTCGCTTCTAATCCGATGGTTTCTAATAACCCCGCTACATTTCGATTTTCAGTTGAGGAAGAATGACTAAATAGGGTAGAAAAAACATTCTTATTGCGATTGCAAGCTAAATCTAAATTTTCCCGAACGGTTAAATTTAAAAAAACTCTTGGCGTTTGAAATTTTCGACCGATTCCCAAGCGAGCAATTTTGTGTTCTGGCATTCGTTGTAAATTGTGTCCTTTAAAGATAACTCTTCCTTCAGTTGGCTGAACTTTGCCTGTAATTACATCGAGAAAGGTGGTTTTACCCGCACCATTAGGGCCGATAATCACTCGCAGTTCTCCAGCATTCATGCTGAAGTTTAAGTGATTGAGTGCTTTAAATCCATCAAAACTAACCGTTAAATTTTCTATTTCTAATATTTTTTCATTCATTTTTGATTAGCGTTTAAATGTTAACTGTCCTGAATACTAAAGCCCAAAAAACACAGATAAGTATCAAACTAAGTGCATACAGAGTTCGGGTAGTACGTTGAGCCATAACCCAAATTTCCCGATAGGAAAGTCGATGATTCTGGATGAGAAAGAAAGCTGGAGGACTAAATCCGAAAGGCAACAAGCGACTAAGTGCGAGTCGGAGGAAAAAGTTGATCCCCCACAACCACTTGCCAAGGGCATCTTGATTGTATTGCCAGGGAAAAGCCGTTTGGGCAAGACGGATCAAAGCTTTAACATCGTGAAATCGCAAGGATTCGTATAGAGGCAGGGCATGCGAAAGGTCGTCATTACTCTGAGAAAGTGCCTCATTGAGAACGCACACATCCTCTAATACCGAGTTTACCCCTTGTCCGATGTCTGGAGGAAAGCAATGGATGGCATCTCCTAAGAGAACTATGCCGGCAGTAGACCGATCTTTGTCTGCTCGCGCTTGTCTGGGCAAGAAATACAACCCAGAACAGTATTGGGGTTCGGGGAAGTAACCGCCTTCACTTTTGGCAAAGCGATCGCATTCTTCGGGGGATAGGATTTGACGCACGGGCAATTGTGGGAAGGCTTTCTCTAAAAAGTCGCACACTTCTTTGCCGCTTTTCAATTTCCAGATCTCGTGGTTGGGTCGCGTAATAATATTGGCAGTACGGGGTTCATTTGGGTTTTTGAGGGGCAATAAACCGAGGGATAGCGATCGCAAGCGATCGCGAAAAGACCCGCGAATGGCATATGCCATGTCGGATACGGCGCGTTCCTCGCCGTTAGCATCGAGAGGAAACCTCGGCGGCAAGCTTAAGACTTTATACCTCAAACCCGAACTATGCGAGGGGAAACGTTTCATCTCAAATCTGTCCGATTTGTCCCACTCTTGCAAAGCGTTTCGGACAATCGAGTTAACCCCATCGCAACCAACCAAAAGATAAGGCTCAAATTCAATAACTCTACCGTTCTCGGCATTGGCAACAATTTTCAGTTGGTCTGCTGCTGTTTTGTCGATGCGATCGCACCTGGTATCGAACAGCACGGTGATTTGGTTTTGCCAATTGCGTTGGATTTCCTGGTATAGCAACAGGACAAATGCTCTGCGTGGCAGCCAATAGGCGGTTTTCCGGTTAGGATCGACGATGGGTAATTTGGAAGTTTTTCGGCTACCATCCGCTTTAATCTGCGTTAAGTAAAATTCTGTATTGGGAACGCTAATTTCTGCAAGCTGTTGGGTAAGTCCGAGGAAGTCGGTCAATTTTTGACCTCGACCGTCAATCTGATAGTTGAATGATTTATCTGGTTCGTAGTAATCGGCGGCAGGACGTTTTTCAAGTACTGTAATCTCCGTCCAGCCTCGTTTGGCTAGCATTAATGCAGTCGCAAGTCCTGCTGAACCTCCGCCAACAATTAATACGTTTTTTCGAGAGGAAGTTGAGAATTCGTTAGCAAGCATGATAGCAAATCAGAAATTTTTGCCAGCAATTTCTAGATTAACCAATCTCCTCTCTTTCCTTTTGCACCTCTGGCGCTTCTTCTATACTCGGATAGGTTACCAGACGCGGACGGAAACCCAATTGCGATCGCAATTGATTCAATCCCCCTAAAATTCCATCGGGAAGCACCGTTACGACGATTAAGAATAATGCCCCTTGGAAAAATAGCCAAACTTCGGGAAATCGTTCGCTCAAAAGCGTCTGCGCCCATCTCACTAAAAGAGTCCCAATAATCGGCCCAACCAGCGTTGCCCGTCCGCCGACGGCAACCCAAATGACCATTTCAATCGAAAAAGCCACATCCATTGCCTTGGGGGTAATAATGCCAGTTTGTACGGTATAAAGTGCCCCAGAAATGCCTGCGATCGCACCAGAAATGGCGAAAACTAATACTTTAAATCCAGTCGGATCGTAGCCCGAAAAACGAGTCCGTACTTCATCATCGCGAATGGCAACTAATAATCGTCCAAAACGCCCGCTAGTCAGCCAACGACAAAGTAAATAAGTCAGAACTACCAATAAAATGGTAAATTCATAAAATGCTATTTGTGCGCCCGCAGAACTGGCAAGAACGCCAAAAATCGCTTGCGTATCCGTCTTGAGTCCGTTAGTTCCATTAATTAATTTCTGTTGCCCGTTAAAGAAATTGAAAAAAACTAACAGTGCTGCCTGGGTGAGGATGGAGAAATAAACGCCTCTAATGCGATTGCGAAAGATTAAATACCCTAGCAAACCAGCGACGATTCCTGGAATTAAAATAATCGCAACCATCGTAAACGGAAACGAATAAAAAGGCTGCCAAAACCAAGGCAGTTTGCTGACTCCATAAAGGCTAAAAAATTCGGGTAACTGTCCTTGCGGCAGTTGCAAGTTGAGATACATGGCAAAAGCATAGCCGCCGAGAGCAAAAAAGATGCCATGCCCCAAGCTAAGTAATCCGGTATAACCCCAAATTAAATCGATTCCTAACGCTACGATCGCAAGCGATAGAATCCTTCCCAGAATTTTTAGGCGAAAAGCTGGCAGCAATAATGGCATTGCGATCGCTAAAATCAGGACAACTGCTAAAAGTATTTGCACTTCAAGTAGTAGTCTTTTTCGCTTTCTAATACTCTCAAGTTTCATCAATTTTTCCAGAGTAATTTTTTCTAGAATTCATACTTCAGAATTTAGAGGATATCCCCAAAATTCCTGGTGTCATTCTGAGTGGAGTCAAACGTAAGGAAGAATCTAGGTTTTTCGCCGAGATTTTAGACCTGTTGCATCAGGTTTTTTTATCTCACGCAAAGGCGCAAAGGATTCCGCTAAGATTTCGTTCAACATGACACTTGAGACAACCCTTAGATTTCAGCCGTGCGTCCTTTTTGCGGGAAGAGTCCGGCGGGTTTAACTTGCAAAAAGGCAATAATCAAGACAAAAATCATCACCTTTGCCATGCTGCTATCGGCGAAGAAGAGAAAGAAATCCGTCACTGGTTTGAGCGATGCTACGGGTGATAGTATCAATGCCAGAGTTCCGCTACCGATGAGGTAATTGAGAATACCAATTCCCATCGCGGCAACAATGCTGCCAACTAAATTGCCGACTCCCCCGACGACGACTACCATAAAAGTATCGACAATGTAAGCTTGTCCGGTATTAGGCCCGACAGAACCCAAGTAACTAATCCCACAGCCAGCAATACCTGCCAGTCCAGAACCCAAGGCAAATGTCAGGGCATCTACCTTGTTAGTCGCAATCCCCAAACAAGCGCTCATGGAGCGATTCTGCATTACGGCACGAATGCGCAATCCCCAGCTAGAACGGTTTAAAAACCAATATGTCCCGACGAGACAGAGGATCGTTAAGACAATGATAAACAGTCGCGTGTAGGGGACTTGGAACCCTAAAAGGGTAAACCCACCTCTCAACCAAGTCGGTGCGGTTACGTTAACATTTCTGGCACTAAACAGAGGTCTGATTAAGACCGATTGCTTGCTTTGTGCTATTAACATTCCCGTTACCGTTGCGATCGCGCCGGATAAAACCAGTAAAATTGCGATCGCCCAACCTCGAATCCTTTCCCAATCCAGACGGCGGTGTACAATCCACCAACCGCCAAAAAACAGCAGGCAGAAGGTAACGATACTAATGACCAAAAGCCAATTCACGCTACGGACGAATTGTTGCAAGATCAGACTCACGCCCCACGTCGCCAGTAGCGTCTCTAAAGGTCGTCCGTAGAGAAAGCGAATCACTCCCCTTTCTAACGCTAACCCTGCCAACCCCGCCACCAAAAAAGCCATGGGCAGGGCAAAGAAAATATATAAACTAAACCAGGGTTCGCCTAGCGATTTGAAGACATTTTGTACGACAAAGGTCGTATAAGCTCCCAGCATCATTAATTCTCCGTGGGCGAGGTTAATTACGCCCATCAGTCCGAAGACGATGGCTAACCCCAGCGCTGCAATTAGCAGCACCGAACCAATGCTAATGCCGTTAAATAAAGCTTCTAGTAATGCAGACACTTTTATTTGGCCATCCGTTTTCTAGTTATTAGTTACCGACGTTCTCGCGCCATCTGAGAGGAAAAAACGTCGGCTCGTCAGTCACCAGCCGTTTGGTTATAGGAATATAGCGATCGCAGATCGGTTTCTGTTCGCTACAAACTTTCTCGCGATCGCTGGTTGCCGATGGCTGAATCAAGTTTTTTCGACTTTGTACTTACCGCCCTTGTTAGGATCTGTCCAATCGCAAGCGTACCCCTTGGTATCGGGAACGTATTGATTCCACGGCACCGGATCGACGGGACCGTCACTCGACCAAACGATGTCAAACAAACCGTCATCTCTAACTTGACCGATGCGTACCGTCTTGGAAATATGATGGTTGACGTTCATCTTCACTTTCCCCTCAGGCGCGGCAAATTCCTGTCCGATAGCAGCAGCGCGAACTTTTTCCAAGTCTGTCGATCCCGCTTTTTCGACTGCCTGCTTCCAGAGATAAACCATGATATAAGCGGCTTCCATTGGGTCATTGGTGACTCTATCGTCGCCGTACTCTTTCTTAAATGCCTCAACCCATTTTTGATTTTCAGGCGTGTCTACGGTTTGGAAATAATTCCAAGCAGCATAGTGACCGACAAGATACTCTGCCCCGATTTGTCGGACTTCTTCTTCGGCGATACTGACGGACATGGTGGGATATTTTTCTGGAGTCAATCCCGCTGCCTGAATTTGCTTGAAGAATGCAACGTTGCTGTCGCCGTTGAGGGTGTTGAAAATCACGCCGCCATCGGGTAAAGCCTGTTTGATTTTGGTGATGATGGCTGTAACTTCGGTATTGCCTAGAGGAAGATAATCTTCGCCTACCGTTTTGCCGCCTTGGGCTTTGAGTTGTTCTTTAATAATCGTATTAGCAGTACGCGGGAAAACATAGTCAGAACCGACTAGGAAGAAGTTCTTTCCCTTGTTCTTCAATAGCCAATCAACGGCAGGTTCGATCTGTTGGTTGGGCGCTGCACCCGTGTAGAAAATATTTTGAGAACATTCCTGTCCCTCGTACTGGACGGGATACCACAACATGTGTTTCTTTGACTCGAATACGGGCAATACGGCTTTGCGACTTGCCGAAGTCCAGCAACCAAAGACGGTGACGACTTTATCTTCATCGATTAGTTTGGTGGCTTTTTCTGCAAAGGTGGGCCAGTCAGAGGCACCATCTTCTTCGATTGCTTCGATTTGCTTGCCGAGAACGCCCCCAGCTTCGTTAATTTCTTTAATCGCGAGTTTTTCGGCTTCTACGACGGTAGTTTCGCTAATCGCCATCGTACCGCTTAGAGAATGAAGGATGCCCACTTTAATCGTGTCGCCAGTACTACCAGTACTGGCAGCAGGACTTGCAGCCGTGGTTGGCGTTGTTGGTGGGGCTGTTGTGGTGGTGTCTCCGCCACCGCCCCCGCAAGCCTTAAGCAATAAGCTAGTTCCTAAAGTAGCAGAACCATAGACTATAAATTTTCGTCGTCCCAATCGCTTTTTCATCGTTTATAAATTGATTATCCTTTGTGAAATTCTGTTTAAGCTAAAAGTTGCGGCGCCCAGAAAACGCAAATTTAGACCGATTGAGAATAGTAAAGCTAGGCGATCCAGTGCATTGTATTTTTAGATACAATTTTTCTTAAGTTTAAGATTTAGTTAATATCTGCGCTCCCATATGAAGTTTGATGAAGTCTTTGACCGTCTCCAATCCTTCTTTGGTTTTTAAATTCGTGAAGACAAAAGGCTTATCGCCTCGCATTTTTTTGGCATCTCTTTCCATCACGTTTAAATCGGCACCGACGAAAGGAGCGAGATCGATTTTATTGATAACTAAAAGATCCGACCTGGTAATACCGGGTCCGCCTTTGCGCGGAATTTTATCGCCTGCTGCGACATCGATGACATAGATAGTCAGATCGACTAATTCGGGACTAAAAGTAGCCGCTAGATTGTCACCGCCACTCTCTAGAAAAACTAAGTCTAGATTCGCAAAGCTATCTTCAAGCTGTTCGATCGCGGCTAGGTTCATAGAAGCGTCTTCTCGAATGGCGGTATGAGGACAGCCTCCCGTCTCTACGCCAATAATCCGAGTCGCATCTAGCGCTTGGGAACGAACTAAAAATTGGGCATCTTCTTTCGTGTAAATATCATTGGTTACGACAGCGATTTGATAAGTATCCCGCAGCGACTTGCACAGGGAATCTAACAGGGCAGTTTTTCCCGAACCTACTGGTCCTGCAATTCCTACTCGAAAAGCTGTCATCGGCGATCGCCTCCTAAATCAAAAGATAATTTAATATTATTTCGTCCTCAAAACTATGCAATTTAAATTTTAAAATAAATCAATAGAGTTAACAGACAACCTATCGAGCTTTGTTTTTAAAATTTTGATTTTTTGAGGATTTAAAATTTCTTTGATTGTCCGATCTGTATATTTTCCAAATCGGACTTTTGATAGTCTAAAAGACCATTGTATTTTAATTTAGTATATGCTTCGATACCTGAAAAGTATTTTAAGTTTTATGGTGTTTAGGACTAGGAAAAGAAATTGCCTAAAATTTTAGATAAATAGCAACTAGACTGTAGCGATCTCGCGTAATTGCCTCGTTGCATTCACACGGATAAGCATATTGATGTGCTTGGTATTATGAGATGAACGATTGGCTGTACAATAGACGAGACAATTTC
It includes:
- the urtE gene encoding urea ABC transporter ATP-binding subunit UrtE, translated to MLQISNLNVYYGESHILRNVDLSVPKGQMVCLIGRNGVGKTTLLKTIMGLLKPRTGNINYGGQLITGISTDRRAKMGIGYVPQGREIIPRITVKENLLLGLEACPGGRKGKEEIPEEIFQLFPVLKTMLSRMGGDLSGGQQQQLSIARALMGKPQLLLLDEPTEGIQPSIILEIEAAVRRIIEATGISVLLVEQHLHFVRQADKYYAMQKGGIVASGSTSELSQEVIQRFLAV
- the urtD gene encoding urea ABC transporter ATP-binding protein UrtD, coding for MNEKILEIENLTVSFDGFKALNHLNFSMNAGELRVIIGPNGAGKTTFLDVITGKVQPTEGRVIFKGHNLQRMPEHKIARLGIGRKFQTPRVFLNLTVRENLDLACNRNKNVFSTLFSHSSSTENRNVAGLLETIGLEAKADLKAALLSHGEKQRLEIGMLVAQSPNLLLVDEPVAGLTDEETENVGNLLLALSKDRSIIVIEHDMEFVRQIARQVTVLHQGSVLCEGSMDEVQNDPRVIEVYLGRQEDNY
- a CDS encoding NAD(P)/FAD-dependent oxidoreductase, with translation MLANEFSTSSRKNVLIVGGGSAGLATALMLAKRGWTEITVLEKRPAADYYEPDKSFNYQIDGRGQKLTDFLGLTQQLAEISVPNTEFYLTQIKADGSRKTSKLPIVDPNRKTAYWLPRRAFVLLLYQEIQRNWQNQITVLFDTRCDRIDKTAADQLKIVANAENGRVIEFEPYLLVGCDGVNSIVRNALQEWDKSDRFEMKRFPSHSSGLRYKVLSLPPRFPLDANGEERAVSDMAYAIRGSFRDRLRSLSLGLLPLKNPNEPRTANIITRPNHEIWKLKSGKEVCDFLEKAFPQLPVRQILSPEECDRFAKSEGGYFPEPQYCSGLYFLPRQARADKDRSTAGIVLLGDAIHCFPPDIGQGVNSVLEDVCVLNEALSQSNDDLSHALPLYESLRFHDVKALIRLAQTAFPWQYNQDALGKWLWGINFFLRLALSRLLPFGFSPPAFFLIQNHRLSYREIWVMAQRTTRTLYALSLILICVFWALVFRTVNI
- the urtC gene encoding urea ABC transporter permease subunit UrtC, with the protein product MKLESIRKRKRLLLEVQILLAVVLILAIAMPLLLPAFRLKILGRILSLAIVALGIDLIWGYTGLLSLGHGIFFALGGYAFAMYLNLQLPQGQLPEFFSLYGVSKLPWFWQPFYSFPFTMVAIILIPGIVAGLLGYLIFRNRIRGVYFSILTQAALLVFFNFFNGQQKLINGTNGLKTDTQAIFGVLASSAGAQIAFYEFTILLVVLTYLLCRWLTSGRFGRLLVAIRDDEVRTRFSGYDPTGFKVLVFAISGAIAGISGALYTVQTGIITPKAMDVAFSIEMVIWVAVGGRATLVGPIIGTLLVRWAQTLLSERFPEVWLFFQGALFLIVVTVLPDGILGGLNQLRSQLGFRPRLVTYPSIEEAPEVQKEREEIG
- a CDS encoding branched-chain amino acid ABC transporter permease yields the protein MSALLEALFNGISIGSVLLIAALGLAIVFGLMGVINLAHGELMMLGAYTTFVVQNVFKSLGEPWFSLYIFFALPMAFLVAGLAGLALERGVIRFLYGRPLETLLATWGVSLILQQFVRSVNWLLVISIVTFCLLFFGGWWIVHRRLDWERIRGWAIAILLVLSGAIATVTGMLIAQSKQSVLIRPLFSARNVNVTAPTWLRGGFTLLGFQVPYTRLFIIVLTILCLVGTYWFLNRSSWGLRIRAVMQNRSMSACLGIATNKVDALTFALGSGLAGIAGCGISYLGSVGPNTGQAYIVDTFMVVVVGGVGNLVGSIVAAMGIGILNYLIGSGTLALILSPVASLKPVTDFFLFFADSSMAKVMIFVLIIAFLQVKPAGLFPQKGRTAEI
- the urtA gene encoding urea ABC transporter substrate-binding protein yields the protein MKKRLGRRKFIVYGSATLGTSLLLKACGGGGGDTTTTAPPTTPTTAASPAASTGSTGDTIKVGILHSLSGTMAISETTVVEAEKLAIKEINEAGGVLGKQIEAIEEDGASDWPTFAEKATKLIDEDKVVTVFGCWTSASRKAVLPVFESKKHMLWYPVQYEGQECSQNIFYTGAAPNQQIEPAVDWLLKNKGKNFFLVGSDYVFPRTANTIIKEQLKAQGGKTVGEDYLPLGNTEVTAIITKIKQALPDGGVIFNTLNGDSNVAFFKQIQAAGLTPEKYPTMSVSIAEEEVRQIGAEYLVGHYAAWNYFQTVDTPENQKWVEAFKKEYGDDRVTNDPMEAAYIMVYLWKQAVEKAGSTDLEKVRAAAIGQEFAAPEGKVKMNVNHHISKTVRIGQVRDDGLFDIVWSSDGPVDPVPWNQYVPDTKGYACDWTDPNKGGKYKVEKT
- the ureG gene encoding urease accessory protein UreG, with protein sequence MTAFRVGIAGPVGSGKTALLDSLCKSLRDTYQIAVVTNDIYTKEDAQFLVRSQALDATRIIGVETGGCPHTAIREDASMNLAAIEQLEDSFANLDLVFLESGGDNLAATFSPELVDLTIYVIDVAAGDKIPRKGGPGITRSDLLVINKIDLAPFVGADLNVMERDAKKMRGDKPFVFTNLKTKEGLETVKDFIKLHMGAQILTKS